From the Excalfactoria chinensis isolate bCotChi1 chromosome 1, bCotChi1.hap2, whole genome shotgun sequence genome, one window contains:
- the RPS11 gene encoding small ribosomal subunit protein uS17 has translation MADTQTERAYQKQPTIFQNKKKALVGEGGKEKLPRYYKNIGLGFKTPKEAIEGTYIDKKCPFTGNVSIRGRILSGVVTKMKMQRTIVIRRDYLHYIRKYNRFEKRHKNMSVHLSPCFRDVQIGDIVTVGECRPLSKTVRFNVLKVTKAAGTKKQFQKF, from the exons ATGGCGGACACGCAG ACCGAACGTGCGTACCAGAAGCAGCCCACGATCTTCCAGAACAAGAAGAAGGCGCTGGTGGGGGAGGGCGGCAAGGAGAAGTTACCCCGCTACTATAAGAACATCGGCCTCGGCTTCAAGACGCCCAAGGAG GCTATCGAGGGCACCTACATTGACAAGAAGTGCCCCTTCACTGGCAATGTCTCCATCCGTGGCCGAATCCTGTCAG GTGTGGTCACCAAGATGAAGATGCAGCGCACCATCGTGATCCGCCGGGACTACCTGCATTACATCCGCAAGTACAACCGCTTCGAGAAGCGCCATAAGAACATGTCTGTGCATCTCTCCCCCTGCTTCAG GGATGTGCAGATCGGAGACATCGTCACCGTGGGGGAATGTCGGCCCCTCAGCAAGACGGTCCGGTTCAACGTCCTCAAAGTCACCAAGGCTGCCGGCACCAAGAAGCAGTTCCAGAAGTTTTAA